From Anas acuta chromosome 11, bAnaAcu1.1, whole genome shotgun sequence, the proteins below share one genomic window:
- the UBA3 gene encoding NEDD8-activating enzyme E1 catalytic subunit isoform X1 has protein sequence MAAGRGAVWEGEGNMADGEEPEKKRRRLEELLADGMAVDSGCGDSGDWEGRWNHVKKFLERSGPFTHPDFEPSTQGLEFLLSTCKVLVIGAGGLGCELLKNLALSGFRQIHVIDMDTIDVSNLNRQFLFRPKDVGRPKAEVAAEFLNSRIPNCAVVPYFKKIQDMDESFYRQFHIVVCGLDSIIARRWINGMLMSFLHYENGVLDPSSIIPLIDGGTEGFKGNARVIIPGMTACVECTLELYPPQVNFPMCTIASMPRLPEHCIEYVRILQWPKEQPFGEGVALDGDDPEHIQWIYQKSLERASQFNIKGVTYRLTQGVVKRIIPAVASTNAVIAAVCATEVFKIATSAYIPLNNYLVFNDVDGLYTYTFEAERKENCPACSQLPQNIEISPSAKLQEILDYLTNNASLQMKSPAITATIYGRNKTLYLQTVASIEERTRPNLSKTLKELGLVDGQELAVADVTTPQTILFKLHFIT, from the exons atggcggcggggcgcggggcagtgtgggaaggagagggaaataTGGCGGATGGTGAGGAACC ggagaagaaaagaaggaggcTAGAGGAGCTGCTGGCCGATGG AATGGCTGTTGATAGTGGGTGTGGGGACTCTGGAGACTGGGAAGGTCGCTGGAACCATGTAAAGAAGTTCCTCGAGCGATCTGGACCATTCACACATCCTGATTTCGAGCCAAGCACTCAA GGTCTTGAATTTTTGTTAAGCACATGTAAAGTACTAGTTATTGGAGCAGGAGGATTAGGATGCGAACTCCTGAAAAACCTG GCACTGTCTGGTTTCAGACAGATCCATGTTATTGACATGGACACTATAGATGTTTCTAATCTTAATCGACAGTTTCTGTTTCG ACCAAAGGATGTTGGGCGACCAAAAGCAGAAGTTGCAGCAGAATTCCTGAACAGTCGCATCCCCAACTGTGCTGTTGTACC atattttaaaaagattcaaGACATGGATGAAAGCTTTTATCGAC agTTTCATATTGTTGTTTGTGGGCTGGACTCTATAATTGCAAGAAGATGGATAAATGGCATGCTG ATGTCATTTTTACATTATGAAAATGGTGTACTGGATCCAAGTTCCATCATACCTTTAATAGACGGAGGGACAGAAGGTTTCAAAGGAAATGCTCGTGTGATTATTCCTGGTATGACAGCGTGTGTTGAATGCACACTTGAACTTTATCCACCACAG GTCAATTTCCCCATGTGTACTATTGCATCTATGCCCAGACTACCAGAGCATTGTATTGAGTATGTCAGGATATTGCAGTGGCCAAAGGAGCAACCTTTTGGAG AAGGTGTTGCTTTGGATGGAGATGACCCTGAACATATACAGTGGATTTACCAGAAGTCTTTAGAAAGAGCATCACAATTTAATATTAAAGGTGTTACCTACAGACTCACCCAAG gggTTGTTAAACGAATTATTCCAGCAGTAGCTTCTACAAATGCGGTAATTGCAG CTGTTTGTGCCactgaagtttttaaaatagcCACAAG TGCGTACATTCCTCTTAACAATTACTTGGTGTTCAATGATGTGGATGGATTATACACTTACACATTTGAAGCTGAAAGAAAG GAGAACTGTCCGGCCTGCAGCCAACTTCCCCAAAACATTGAGATTTCTCCATCAGCGAAATTACAGGAGATCTTGGATTACTTGACAAATAATGCTTCATT gcAAATGAAATCTCCTGCAATCACAGCAACCATCTATGGGAGGaataaaacactttatttaCAG ACGGTAGCTTCAATTGAAGAACGAACAAGGCCAAATCTTTCCAAAACACTAAAAG aattGGGGCTTGTGGATGGCCAGGAACTTGCAGTTGCTGATGTGACTACACCACAGACTATATTGTTCAAACTCCACTTTATCACTTAA
- the UBA3 gene encoding NEDD8-activating enzyme E1 catalytic subunit isoform X2, protein MAAGRGAVWEGEGNMADGEEPMAVDSGCGDSGDWEGRWNHVKKFLERSGPFTHPDFEPSTQGLEFLLSTCKVLVIGAGGLGCELLKNLALSGFRQIHVIDMDTIDVSNLNRQFLFRPKDVGRPKAEVAAEFLNSRIPNCAVVPYFKKIQDMDESFYRQFHIVVCGLDSIIARRWINGMLMSFLHYENGVLDPSSIIPLIDGGTEGFKGNARVIIPGMTACVECTLELYPPQVNFPMCTIASMPRLPEHCIEYVRILQWPKEQPFGEGVALDGDDPEHIQWIYQKSLERASQFNIKGVTYRLTQGVVKRIIPAVASTNAVIAAVCATEVFKIATSAYIPLNNYLVFNDVDGLYTYTFEAERKENCPACSQLPQNIEISPSAKLQEILDYLTNNASLQMKSPAITATIYGRNKTLYLQTVASIEERTRPNLSKTLKELGLVDGQELAVADVTTPQTILFKLHFIT, encoded by the exons atggcggcggggcgcggggcagtgtgggaaggagagggaaataTGGCGGATGGTGAGGAACC AATGGCTGTTGATAGTGGGTGTGGGGACTCTGGAGACTGGGAAGGTCGCTGGAACCATGTAAAGAAGTTCCTCGAGCGATCTGGACCATTCACACATCCTGATTTCGAGCCAAGCACTCAA GGTCTTGAATTTTTGTTAAGCACATGTAAAGTACTAGTTATTGGAGCAGGAGGATTAGGATGCGAACTCCTGAAAAACCTG GCACTGTCTGGTTTCAGACAGATCCATGTTATTGACATGGACACTATAGATGTTTCTAATCTTAATCGACAGTTTCTGTTTCG ACCAAAGGATGTTGGGCGACCAAAAGCAGAAGTTGCAGCAGAATTCCTGAACAGTCGCATCCCCAACTGTGCTGTTGTACC atattttaaaaagattcaaGACATGGATGAAAGCTTTTATCGAC agTTTCATATTGTTGTTTGTGGGCTGGACTCTATAATTGCAAGAAGATGGATAAATGGCATGCTG ATGTCATTTTTACATTATGAAAATGGTGTACTGGATCCAAGTTCCATCATACCTTTAATAGACGGAGGGACAGAAGGTTTCAAAGGAAATGCTCGTGTGATTATTCCTGGTATGACAGCGTGTGTTGAATGCACACTTGAACTTTATCCACCACAG GTCAATTTCCCCATGTGTACTATTGCATCTATGCCCAGACTACCAGAGCATTGTATTGAGTATGTCAGGATATTGCAGTGGCCAAAGGAGCAACCTTTTGGAG AAGGTGTTGCTTTGGATGGAGATGACCCTGAACATATACAGTGGATTTACCAGAAGTCTTTAGAAAGAGCATCACAATTTAATATTAAAGGTGTTACCTACAGACTCACCCAAG gggTTGTTAAACGAATTATTCCAGCAGTAGCTTCTACAAATGCGGTAATTGCAG CTGTTTGTGCCactgaagtttttaaaatagcCACAAG TGCGTACATTCCTCTTAACAATTACTTGGTGTTCAATGATGTGGATGGATTATACACTTACACATTTGAAGCTGAAAGAAAG GAGAACTGTCCGGCCTGCAGCCAACTTCCCCAAAACATTGAGATTTCTCCATCAGCGAAATTACAGGAGATCTTGGATTACTTGACAAATAATGCTTCATT gcAAATGAAATCTCCTGCAATCACAGCAACCATCTATGGGAGGaataaaacactttatttaCAG ACGGTAGCTTCAATTGAAGAACGAACAAGGCCAAATCTTTCCAAAACACTAAAAG aattGGGGCTTGTGGATGGCCAGGAACTTGCAGTTGCTGATGTGACTACACCACAGACTATATTGTTCAAACTCCACTTTATCACTTAA
- the UBA3 gene encoding NEDD8-activating enzyme E1 catalytic subunit isoform X3: MAVDSGCGDSGDWEGRWNHVKKFLERSGPFTHPDFEPSTQGLEFLLSTCKVLVIGAGGLGCELLKNLALSGFRQIHVIDMDTIDVSNLNRQFLFRPKDVGRPKAEVAAEFLNSRIPNCAVVPYFKKIQDMDESFYRQFHIVVCGLDSIIARRWINGMLMSFLHYENGVLDPSSIIPLIDGGTEGFKGNARVIIPGMTACVECTLELYPPQVNFPMCTIASMPRLPEHCIEYVRILQWPKEQPFGEGVALDGDDPEHIQWIYQKSLERASQFNIKGVTYRLTQGVVKRIIPAVASTNAVIAAVCATEVFKIATSAYIPLNNYLVFNDVDGLYTYTFEAERKENCPACSQLPQNIEISPSAKLQEILDYLTNNASLQMKSPAITATIYGRNKTLYLQTVASIEERTRPNLSKTLKELGLVDGQELAVADVTTPQTILFKLHFIT, translated from the exons ATGGCTGTTGATAGTGGGTGTGGGGACTCTGGAGACTGGGAAGGTCGCTGGAACCATGTAAAGAAGTTCCTCGAGCGATCTGGACCATTCACACATCCTGATTTCGAGCCAAGCACTCAA GGTCTTGAATTTTTGTTAAGCACATGTAAAGTACTAGTTATTGGAGCAGGAGGATTAGGATGCGAACTCCTGAAAAACCTG GCACTGTCTGGTTTCAGACAGATCCATGTTATTGACATGGACACTATAGATGTTTCTAATCTTAATCGACAGTTTCTGTTTCG ACCAAAGGATGTTGGGCGACCAAAAGCAGAAGTTGCAGCAGAATTCCTGAACAGTCGCATCCCCAACTGTGCTGTTGTACC atattttaaaaagattcaaGACATGGATGAAAGCTTTTATCGAC agTTTCATATTGTTGTTTGTGGGCTGGACTCTATAATTGCAAGAAGATGGATAAATGGCATGCTG ATGTCATTTTTACATTATGAAAATGGTGTACTGGATCCAAGTTCCATCATACCTTTAATAGACGGAGGGACAGAAGGTTTCAAAGGAAATGCTCGTGTGATTATTCCTGGTATGACAGCGTGTGTTGAATGCACACTTGAACTTTATCCACCACAG GTCAATTTCCCCATGTGTACTATTGCATCTATGCCCAGACTACCAGAGCATTGTATTGAGTATGTCAGGATATTGCAGTGGCCAAAGGAGCAACCTTTTGGAG AAGGTGTTGCTTTGGATGGAGATGACCCTGAACATATACAGTGGATTTACCAGAAGTCTTTAGAAAGAGCATCACAATTTAATATTAAAGGTGTTACCTACAGACTCACCCAAG gggTTGTTAAACGAATTATTCCAGCAGTAGCTTCTACAAATGCGGTAATTGCAG CTGTTTGTGCCactgaagtttttaaaatagcCACAAG TGCGTACATTCCTCTTAACAATTACTTGGTGTTCAATGATGTGGATGGATTATACACTTACACATTTGAAGCTGAAAGAAAG GAGAACTGTCCGGCCTGCAGCCAACTTCCCCAAAACATTGAGATTTCTCCATCAGCGAAATTACAGGAGATCTTGGATTACTTGACAAATAATGCTTCATT gcAAATGAAATCTCCTGCAATCACAGCAACCATCTATGGGAGGaataaaacactttatttaCAG ACGGTAGCTTCAATTGAAGAACGAACAAGGCCAAATCTTTCCAAAACACTAAAAG aattGGGGCTTGTGGATGGCCAGGAACTTGCAGTTGCTGATGTGACTACACCACAGACTATATTGTTCAAACTCCACTTTATCACTTAA
- the TMF1 gene encoding TATA element modulatory factor: MSWFNASQLSSFAKQALSQAQKSIDRVLDIQAEESPWPDAVIPDYSEGTNSLISGGWDTSSWGLSSNAEPQNQPISPTAITKPVRRTVVDESENFFSAFLSPTDVQNIQKNPVVSKPPAKSQRPKEEVKSTLQEAQHPSQLEVPVTTEAEVKDSSAAGLVDLKNLDIPKEEPEENSVLSAKHEESTDEVPDKKVSALNLKEPEDALSEKSSAGEDGTGGGTGSTSQSLNAGTKDVGLEPKEQKTEDRQSNTPSPPISTFSSGTSTTSDIEVLDHESVISESSVSSRQEAADSKSSLHLMQTSFQLLSTSACADYNRLDDFQKMTESCCSSDAFERIDSFSVQSLDSRSVSEINSDDELSGRACTSASVTVSPSAPKTETVDALKSKSEDVNDSPVLHAEEAEMEESGRSATPVNSEQPDVLVTTVQTDEEQVVKEETEPQQDVGEKSLEEDSEKQELKKMIDSLTEKLEKRETQLLSTSKEKARLEEAYDNLKDEVFRMKEETSSISSLKEEFAQRIADAEKKLQLACKERDAAKKEVKTVKEELATRLNTNETAELLKEKEEQIKGLMEEGEKLSKQQLHNSNMIKKLRAKEKERENINTKQNKKIKELEEELQHLKQVLDGKEDLEKQHRDNIKQLNSVVERQEKDLAKLQAEVEDLEERNRSVQAALDSAYKELADLHKANATKDSEAQEAALSREMKAKEELGLALEKAQDEARQQQEALAIQVSDLRLALQRAEQQAARKEDYLRQEISELQQRLQEAESRNQELSQSVTSATRPLLRQIENLQATLGAQTSSWEKLEKNLSDRLGESQTLLAAAAERERAATEELLSNKIQMSSTESQNSLLRQENTRLQAQLEVERNKLKKMEDENSRYEVELEGLKDEYAKTLEDAKKEKTLLTTQLEMEKMKVEQERKKAILVQEAAKEKDRKSFTAETVSSTPSISRSSSISGVDMAGLQTSFLSQDDSHDHSFGPVAASGSNLYDAIRMGAGSSIIENLQSQLKLREGEISHLQLEIGNLEKTRSIMAEELVKLTNQNDELEEKVREIPKLRAQLKDLDQRYNTILQMYGEKAEEAEELRLDLEDVKNMYKTQIDELLKQRQN; encoded by the exons ATGAGCTGGTTCAACGCCTCGCAGCTGTCCAGCTTCGCCAAGCAGGCGCTGTCTCAGGCCCAGAAGTCCATCGACCGGGTGCTGGACATCCAGGCCGAGGAGAGCCCCTGGCCCGACGCCGTCATCCCCGACTACAGCGAGG GAACAAATTCTCTCATAAGTGGAGGATGGGATACATCTTCCTGGGGTCTAAGTTCAAAtgcagaaccacagaatcagcCAATATCGCCAACAGCAATCACCAAACCAGTGAGGAGAACGGTAGTAGATGAATCTGAAAACTTCTTCAGTGCCTTTCTCTCTCCAACAGACGTTCAGAATATACAGAAAAATCCAGTGGTGTCCAAACCTCCAGCCAAATCACAGCGACCCAAAGAGGAGGTGAAAAGCACTTTACAGGAGGCTCAGCACCCCAGTCAGCTGGAAGTACCTGTGACGACAGAGGCAGAAGTGAAGGATTCCTCTGCAGCTGGCCTAGTGGACTTGAAAAACCTTGATATTCCCAAGGAGGAACCAGAAGAGAATTCTGTGCTCAGTGCCAAGCATGAAGAAAGCACGGATGAGGTTCCTGACAAAAAGGTGTCTGCTCTAAATCTGAAAGAACCTGAAGATGCGCTCAGTGAAAAATCCAGCGCAGGGGAGGATGGAACGGGAGGTGGAACGGGTAGCACTTCACAGTCTCTTAATGCAGGTACAAAAGACGTGGGTTTGGAACCTAAGGAGCAAAAAACTGAGGACAGGCAAAGCAATACGCCGTCACCTCCAATTAGCACATTCTCTTCGGGGACATCCACAACGAGTGATATTGAGGTTTTGGACCACGAAAGTGTAATAAGTGAGAGCTCAGTAAGTTCGAGACAAGAAGCTGCAGATTCAAAATCCAGTCTCCACCTAATGCAGACATCATTTCAGCTTTTATCTACGTCTGCCTGTGCGGATTATAATCGTTTAGATGACTTTCAAAAAATGACcgagagctgctgctcctcggATGCTTTTGAAAGAATAGATTCGTTTAGTGTACAGTCGTTAGATAGTAGGAGTGTCAGTGAGATCAATTCAGACGACGAATTATCAGGCAGGGCTTGTACTTCAGCATCTGTCACTGTCAGTCCTTCTGCACCGAAGACAGAAACGGTTGATGCCCTGAAAAGTAAATCTGAAGATGTAAATGACAGTCCCGTGTTACATGCTGAGGAAGCTGAGATGGAAGAGAGTGGCAGAAGCGCGACCCCTGTTAATTCCGAGCAGCCAGATGTTTTGGTTACTACCGTGCAAACTGATGAAGAACAGGTTGTGAAAGAGGAGACTGAGCCACAGCAGGATGTTGGTGAAAAGTCGCTGGAAGAGGACTCTGAAAAGCAAGAGCTTAAAAAG atgattGATTCATTAACAGAGAagctggagaagagagaaacacAGTTATTAAGTACAAGTAAAGAAAAGGCGCGCCTGGAAGAAGCTTATGATAACCTAAAAGA tgAGGTGTTCAGAATGAAAGAAGAAACCAGTAGCATCTCGTCTCTTAAAGAGGAGTTTGCTCAGCGAATAGCGGATGCTGAAAAGAAGCTCCAGCTTGCATGCAAGGAAAGAGATGCAGCTAAAAAG GAAGTAAAGACTGTTAAAGAAGAATTGGCTACTAGACTTAATACTAATGAAACTGCTgaattactgaaagaaaaagaagaacaaatcaAAGGATTGATGGAGGAAg GAGAAAAGCTTTCCAAACAGCAGCTACACAATTCCAACATGATTAAGAAATTAagagcaaaggagaaagaaagagaaaatattaacacaaagcagaacaaaaagatCAAGGAACTGGAAGAAGAGTTGCAACATTTAAAACAg GTACTTGATGGCAAGGAAGACCTTGAGAAGCAGCATCGAGATAATATTAAACAACTGAACAGTGTTGTTGAGAGACAAGAAAAGGATCTTGCTAAGCTTCAGGCAGAAGTGGAAGACCTTGAAGAACGGAACAGAAGCGTGCAGGCAGCACTCGACAGTGCGTACAA GGAACTTGCTGATCTTCATAAAGCTAATGCTACAAAGGACAGTGAGGCACAAGAAGCAGCCCTAAGTCGGGAAATGAAGGCAAAGGAAGAGCTTGGGTTAGCTCTGGAGAAGGCCCAGGATGAGGCACGACAGCAACAAGAAGCTTTGGCAATTCAG GTGTCAGACCTGAGGCTAGCGCTGCAACGTGCAGAACAGCAGGCAGCGAGAAAAGAAGATTATTTACGCCAGGAAATCAGTGAACTACAACAG AGACTCCAGGAAGCAGAAAGCCGGAACCAAGAACTAAGTCAAAGTGTTACATCTGCTACGCGACCACTTCTCCGGCAGATAGAAAATTTGCAAGCCACACTGGGAGCACAAACTTCTTCATGggaaaaattggaaaagaaCCTTTCTGACAGACTTG gTGAGTCTCAAACTCTTCtagctgcagctgctgagagAGAACGGGCTGCTACAGAAGAGCTTCTGTCTAATAAAATTCAGATGTCTTCTACTGAGTCTCAGAATAGTCTTTTAAGGCAAGAAAATACTCGCCTTCAGGCTCAGCTGGAAGTGGAGAGAaacaaattgaagaaaatggaagatgaaaaCAGTAG GTACGAGGTTGAACTAGAAGGACTCAAAGATGAATATGCAAAAACCTTGGaagatgcaaagaaagaaaag acgCTGCTAACTACTCAGttagaaatggagaaaatgaaggttgaacaggaaagaaagaaggccATTCTTGTGCAAGAAGCAGCAAAGGAGAAG gaTCGGAAGTCATTTACAGCTGAAACAGTTTCAAGCACTCCGAGTATTTCACGTTCTAGTTCCATAAGTGGAGTTGACATGGCAGGTCTTCAGACATCTTTCCTCTCACAG GATGATTCTCACGATCACTCATTTGGGCCAGTAGCTGCTAGTGGGAGTAATCTTTATGACGCTATAAGGATGGGAGCAGGTTCAAGTATAATTGAAAACCTTCAATCACAGCTAAAACTAAGAGAAGGAGAGATTTCACATCTACAG CTGGAAATTGGGAACCTTGAAAAAACTCGATCAATAATGGCAGAAGAATTGGTTAAATTAACAAATCAAAATGATGAACTTGaagaaaaagtgagagaaataCCAAAATTGCGTGCACAGTTAAAG GACTTGGATCAAAGATACAATACAATTCTTCAGATGTATggagagaaagcagaggaagctgAAGAACTACGATTAGATCTGGAGGATGTGAAAAACATGTACAAGACTCAGATAGATGAACTTttaaagcaaagacaaaattaa